A window from Fragaria vesca subsp. vesca linkage group LG5, FraVesHawaii_1.0, whole genome shotgun sequence encodes these proteins:
- the LOC101301199 gene encoding uncharacterized protein LOC101301199, with translation MHEDSSASEMQVDIVMTSVQSFVTSSDELNNQDAPHHIMDISEENPSGHVASIDIQCSNDLDKPHCPASEVDCVKEEIANEDTVTDVQEAANVMMQGDSILPTMGGCSESEYPGVLTETNKCEDMVVLKDSDVDCDQSTMTNTNELRNNLGEVSSSPDHILKGESDLHTVDRCTDKEQPGVLDETKKCEDVISFKDTDADGVSSNLNQNDSGYGSELQNSNAGVLSGLDPSLKGDSSLHTVDVCCDKESPEVPADTDNSEHVVPLKDTDIGGDQSKCHAHKLSPMAYGSDTGHAVELGNSISSCVSPILTADNELHTVDASSHRKCSDVPAETTKSEDMVLSKGTDTAGDHSNMSPHVLSPVAYKSDTGCPDEVGNSNSGIPSSLDPSLKVDSGKNSEEDGMKCGGQSLDSESLVRKSEASMTVIEETDVFKGKSDEIREVCSSAEMPSELHVTGASKSPRDAVGVSAEELNVSSYNLGENTERCSDNEVYKEGISGKCDLDLSSIEKDTSKSIIESNIMDLELVGSVGKGDGLSTILEDSAEKDVIPTQNHDVDGSASVASENFATTHIHNVSVVPAAPSPAMGSHSDNKEETAIEISKDVSLSCIVSSPMVESGRAPACEAEKGASCDSAGQLLCKTLDQSLPTSIGCYTESQIEPGAAVANEISKRSTTDVEVKRGDDSATHDGATTENKFTTEDKSEKSSENAKGDAFGNFEGPMLSACLPESCSKSADPGQPGSGFPKALRTTEIPVTKHGIGNIMESTNQNAANTDVVGDSSKRSSNSSNPTGNDVSKVQRYGTSDVTSFADLPIGFAANISQPLPATSAPKIVEGSQTNYGSGQIDAKMSQVISHGGDGEIASGGSKGTTERKRRRASTKGAGKESAKKGTAKATTPTKQVERGDISSSVSLGKSGIFQFAQPNEIQYYGLVDSGSKTYSILTSSTSSLPDLNSSAPASLVFQQPFTDLQQVQLRAQIFVYGALIQGTAPEEGYMVSAYGGPDGGRSIWENAWRMCVERLHSQKSTPSNPETPLQSSSDLRFTGGRVLDQAVKQSAFQGKVIASPAGRASTKGIPPPASPMIPISSPLWSIPTPGCEAPQYGVLPRGSLMEYQQVHTPLLPFQTSPIRNIVGQSSSWMSQSSFRGPWVASPQTSAAETNVRFSAFPSTESVLLTPVKETTSSQVSSIKHASSVVTGQIGGITSVFAGISPLLDPKKVGVASPGEPSSQPKSRKRKKVSNSKELGQISLQPQSQPESALALAVTSSVPTSVVVTTPSTYVPNTMPENLAASVSSDHLKKADLGLEQRAILSKDTLSKAKEARQQAEEASAHAAAAVGHSQEIWSQLDKQKHSRLTSDAEAKLASAAVAVAAAAAVAKAAAAAANVAANAAMQAVLMAEEAYGNQSECLMDLSTDAINALGLAAAGTVFRAEDGTNSSSSILSAAREAARRRVEAASSASKRAENMDAIVKAAELAAEAVSHAGTVVAMGDPWPLSELAKAGPEGYWKAPLVSSELVKKSNDGMREQLNFSTPGSEDSDKEETQISVAKKSPIVSERVTEITKSSLPTSGKDSIVEGSQVEVFKEGGGFAVGWFTATVLSLQDGKACVCYTELQSDEGSGKLQEWVALDSEEDKPPKIRVARLLTPSLEGTRKRRREAMADYAWSVGDKVDAWIQNSWWEGVVTEKNKKDETILKVHFPAQGETSHVKAWHLRPSLIWKDGKWVEWSSLQNNGSSMEDGLPLEKRIKLGSPAVEGKGKDKTLKSNGLHSGKPEEPRLLNLSANEKVFNIGNNSRIENKLDGVRTNRTGLQKEGSVKFGIPKPKRKFMEVSKHYVMNQTSKVNESNDSVKFAKYLMPQTSGFRALKNTSKFDSKNKEGADNKLRGFRSEKQRNISDKTVPPRDNLSTDLVSGADGSSQLDHTRKIKDSVRQAEGLSGKRNIFETGSSYSSDGRAQGASMFSSRTPSDFPSSKKVATTSAKSERGNKGNFAPAVGKLGKIEENKGMSSNPVKSTSEVVEPRRSNRRIQPTSRLLEGLQSSLSISKIPSVSHDKGPRSQNRNASRGGNHD, from the exons ATGCATGAAGATTCATCTGCTTCAGAGATGCAAGTTGATATTGTGATGACTTCTGTGCAAAGTTTTGTGACAAGTAGTGATGAGTTAAATAATCAAGATGCTCCACATCATATAATGGATATTAGTGAAGAGAATCCAAGCGGTCATGTGGCAAGCATAGATATTCAATGTAGTAATGATTTGGACAAACCTCATTGTCCAGCATCAGAGGTGGACTGTGTAAAGGAAGAAATTGCAAATGAAGATACTGTTACTGATGTGCAGGAAGCAGCTAATGTTATGATGCAAGGGGATTCTATTCTACCTACAATGGGTGGATGCAGTGAGAGTGAATATCCTGGAGTTCTTACTGAGACCAATAAATGTGAAGACATGGTAGTGCTTAAGGACAGTGATGTTGATTGTGATCAATCTACAATGACCAACACAAATGAGCTTAGGAACAACCTTGGCGAAGTTTCTTCCAGTCCTGATCATATCCTGAAAGGAGAATCTGACTTACATACAGTGGACAGATGCACTGACAAGGAACAACCTGGAGTTCTTGATGAGACCAAGAAATGTGAAGATGTTATCTCTTTTAAAGATACAGATGCTGATGGAGTTTCATCTAATTTGAACCAAAATGACAGTGGTTATGGCTCTGAGCTTCAGAACAGCAATGCTGGAGTTTTGTCTGGTTTAGATCCTAGCCTGAAAGGGGATTCTAGCTTGCATACAGTGGATGTATGCTGTGACAAGGAGTCCCCTGAAGTTCCTGCTGATACCGACAATAGTGAACATGTGGTCCCGTTGAAAGATACAGATATTGGTGGTGATCAATCTAAATGTCATGCACATAAGTTATCTCCAATGGCCTACGGGAGTGACACGGGGCATGCAGTTGAACTTGGCAACAGCATTTCTTCCTGTGTAAGCCCTATATTGACAGCGGATAATGAGTTACATACAGTGGATGCAAGCAGTCACAGGAAATGCTCTGATGTTCCTGCCGAGACCACTAAATCTGAAGACATGGTGTTGTCAAAAGGCACAGATACTGCCGGTGATCATTCTAACATGAGCCCACATGTTTTATCACCTGTAGCCTACAAAAGTGATACTGGGTGTCCAGATGAGGTCGGGAACAGCAATTCTGGAATTCCTTCCAGTCTAGATCCTAGTTTGAAGGTGGATTCTGGAAAGAATAGCGAGGAGGATGGAATGAAATGTGGTGGCCAATCCCTTGATAGTGAGAGTTTGGTCAGAAAGTCTGAGGCTTCTATGACAGTCATTGAGGAAACTGATGTTTTTAAAGGAAAAAGTGATGAGATTCGGGAAGTTTGTTCTTCAGCTGAAATGCCTAGTGAACTGCATGTGACTGGAGCTTCTAAAAGTCCTCGTGATGCTGTTGGAGTTTCTGCTGAGGAATTAAATGTATCGTCTTATAATCTGGGAGAGAATACAGAAAGGTGTTCTGATAATGAAGTTTACAAAGAAGGCATATCTGGAAAATGTGACCTGGACCTCTCTTCCATTGAAAAGGATACTTCAAAATCGATCATTGAATCTAATATTATGGATTTGGAGCTTGTCGGATCTGTTGGTAAGGGAGATGGGTTGTCAACGATTCTTGAAGATTCTGCAGAGAAAGATGTGATTCCAACACAAAATCATGATGTTGATGGCAGTGCATCAG TGGCTTCTGAGAATTTTGCAACCACACATATTCATAATGTATCAGTGGTTCCTGCAGCACCTTCTCCTGCTATGGGATCACACTCGGACAATAAAGAAGAAACTGCAATTGAAATATCCAAAGATGTAAGTTTGTCATGTATTGTGTCATCACCTATGGTAGAATCTGGCCGAGCCCCTGCTTGTGAAGCTGAAAAAGGTGCTTCCTGTGATTCTGCTGGGCAACTATTATGCAAGACGCTTGATCAGTCTCTGCCAACTTCAATTGGTTGCTATACTGAAAGCCAAATTGAACCTGGAGCAGCAGTTGCGAACGAGATTAGTAAGAGAAGCACAACGGATGTGGAAGTAAAACGAGGTGATGATTCTGCAACTCATGATGGAGCAACAACAGAAAACAAATTTACCACAGAAGACAAGTCTGAAAAGTCATCAGAAAATGCTAAAG GTGATGCTTTTGGAAATTTCGAAGGTCCAATGCTTTCTGCTTGTTTGCCTGAATCTTGTTCCAAGTCTGCTGATCCCGGCCAGCCTGGTTCTGGTTTTCCCAAAGCTCTTAGAACGACCGAGATTCCTGTGACAAAACATGGGATAGGCAATATCATGGAGTCAACAAATCAGAATGCCGCAAATACTGATGTAGTTGGGGATAGCAGCAAACGTTCTTCTAATTCCTCAAATCCAACTGGAAATGATGTCTCCAAAGTTCAGAGATATGGCACCTCAGATGTCACTTCCTTTGCAGATTTGCCTATAGGGTTTGCTGCCAACATCTCACAGCCCTTGCCTGCTACTTCAGCTCCCAAA ATTGTAGAGGGGTCTCAAACAAATTATGGCTCAGGCCAGATAGATGCAAAGATGTCACAAGTAATTTCTCATGGAGGTGATGGAGAGATTGCAAGTGGTGGTTCTAAAGGTACCACAGAACGGAAAAGAAGGCGAGCGTCCACTAAGGGAGCAGGCAAAGAGAGTGCTAAAAAGGGAACTGCGAAAGCAACAACTCCTACAAAACAAGTAGAAAGGGGAGACATATCTAGCAGTGTGTCCCTTGGGAAATCTGGAATTTTCCAGTTTGCACAGCCTAATGAGATACAGTACTATGGGCTTGTGGATAGTGGCTCAAAAACTTATTCCATTCTTACTAGTTCAACATCTAGTCTGCCAGATCTGAATTCTTCTGCCCCAGCATCTCTAGTATTTCAACAGCCTTTCACAGATCTGCAGCAAGTGCAATTACGTGCTCAGATATTTGTTTATGGAGCTTTGAT TCAAGGAACAGCACCTGAAGAAGGTTATATGGTGTCAGCATATGGAGGACCTG ATGGTGGAAGGAGTATCTGGGAGAATGCGTGGCGTATGTGTGTAGAGAGGCTGCACAGTCAAAAATCCACTCCTAGTAATCCAGAAACCCCTTTGCAGTCATCCTCTG ACTTGAGATTTACTGGTGGTAGGGTTCTTGATCAAGCTGTTAAACAAAGCGCATTCCAGGGTAAAGTTATCGCCTCACCTGCTGGTCGAGCCAGCACCAAGGGTATTCCACCTCCTGCGAGTCCCATGATACCAATTTCATCACCACTTTGGAGTATTCCTACCCCTGGTTGTGAGGCTCCTCAATATGGTGTGCTGCCAAGAGGTTCGCTAATGGAGTATCAGCAGGTCCATACTCCACTGCTTCCTTTCCAAACATCACCCATAAGGAACATTGTTGGACAAAGTTCTTCGTGGATGTCTCAGTCCTCGTTTCGGGGTCCCTGGGTCGCTTCCCCACAGACATCTGCAGCTGAAACCAATGTTCGTTTCTCAGCATTTCCTAGTACAGAGTCGGTTCTGCTGACTCCTGTTAAAGAAACAACTTCCTCACAAGTATCCAGTATAAAGCATGCCTCCTCGGTTGTTACTGGTCAAATTGGGGGTATAACCAGTGTTTTTGCAGGGATTTCTCCACTACTTGACCCAAAGAAGGTAGGAGTAGCATCACCTGGCGAGCCATCTTCTCAACCAAAGTCTAGAAAAAGAAAAAAGGTGTCAAATTCTAAGGAACTTGGTCAGATTAGTTTGCAGCCTCAATCTCAACCTGAGTCAGCTTTAGCTCTTGCTGTTACTAGTAGTGTACCTACATCTGTTGTGGTCACCACCCCAAGTACCTATGTGCCTAACACCATGCCAGAAAACTTGGCTGCGTCAGTATCCTCCGATCACCTCAAGAAAGCAGATCTTGGTTTGGAGCAGAGGGCAATTTTATCAAAAGATACTCTTAGTAAAGCTAAGGAGGCTAGGCAACAAGCAGAGGAAGCTTCTGCTCATGCTGCTGCAGCTGTTGGTCACAGTCAGGAAATATGGAGTCAGTTGGACAAGCAGAAACATTCCAGATTGACATCAGATGCTGAAGCCAAATTAGCTTCTGCCGCTGTTGCTGTAGCTGCCGCCGCCGCTGTTGCAAAAGCTGCAGCTGCAGCTGCCAATGTTGCAGCAAATGCTGCAATGCAAGCAGTACTGATGGCTGAGGAAGCCTATGGGAATCAAAGCGAATGTTTGATGGATTTGAGTACTGATGCAATCAATGCACTGGGATTGGCTGCTGCAGGAACAGTTTTTAGGGCGGAGGATGGAACAAACAGTTCAAGTTCAATCCTTAGTGCTGCTAGGGAGGCTGCTAGAAGGAGGGTTGAAGCTGCATCTTCAGCCTCAAAGCGAGCTGAAAATATGGATGCCATAGTAAAAGCTGCTGAGCTAGCAGCAGAAGCAGTATCCCATGCTGGAACAGTTGTTGCCATGGGTGATCCTTGGCCATTGAGCGAGTTAGCAAAAGCTGGTCCTGAGGGTTATTGGAAAGCACCCCTAGTATCGTCAGAGTTAGTTAAGAAATCAAATGATGGAATGAGAGAACAATTGAATTTTTCCACTCCTGGATCAGAAGATTCAGATAAGGAGGAAACACAGATATCTGTTGCTAAGAAATCACCTATAGTCAGTGAAAGGGTTACTGAGATTACAAAGTCTTCTTTGCCCACTTCTGGGAAAGATAGCATTGTGGAGGGTTCTCAAGTAGAG GTTTTCAAAGAAGGGGGTGGATTTGCAGTGGGCTGGTTCACAGCTACTGTACTGAGTTTACAAGATGGCAAAGCTTGTGTATGTTACACTGAGCTTCAGTCAGATGAAG GCTCAGGAAAACTACAGGAATGGGTGGCACTTGACAGTGAAGAAGATAAACCACCCAAAATACGTGTTGCTCGCCTTCTTACCCCCTCCCTTGAAGGGACAAGAAAAAGGCGGAGGGAAGCAATGGCAGATTATGCTTGGTCTGTTGGAGACAAGGTTGACGCGTGGATACAAAACAG CTGGTGGGAAGGAGTTGTGACTGAAAAAAACAAGAAAGACGAGACGATACTTAAAGTTCACTTTCCAG CTCAAGGGGAAACGTCACATGTTAAAGCTTGGCATCTTCGGCCTTCTCTGATTTGGAAGGATGGGAAATGGGTTGAATGGTCCAGTCTGCAGAACAACGGCTCATCCATGGAG GATGGTTTGCCGCTGGAGAAGCGAATCAAATTGGGCAGTCCTGCAGTGGAAGGAAAAGGGAAGGATAAGACCTTAAAAAGCAATGGTCTTCATTCAGGAAAACCTGAAGAGCCAAGGTTGCTGAATTTGTCTGCAAATGAAAAGGTATTTAATATAGGCAACAATTCCAGGATTGAAAATAAGCTTGATGGAGTCCGAACAAATCGGACAGGGTTGCAGAAGGAAGGATCAGTAAAATTTGGTATTCCGAAGCCCAAAAGAAAGTTTATGGAAGTTAGCAAGCATTATGTGATGAATCAGACTAGTAAGGTTAACGAGTCCAATGATTCAGTGAAGTTTGCGAAATATTTGATGCCACAAACATCAGGTTTCCGTGCATTGAAAAATACATCTAAGTTTGATTCAAAGAACAAAGAGGGGGCTGATAACAAGCTAAGGGGTTTTAGATCTGAAAAGCAGCGAAATATATCGGATAAAACAGTTCCTCCGAGGGACAACTTGTCAACAGATTTAGTTTCTGGTGCTGATGGCTCTAGTCAGTTGGACCATACAAGAAAGATCAAGGACTCTGTAAGACAAGCAGAGGGTTTATCCGGAAAGCGCAACATATTTGAGACAGGATCAAGTTATAGCTCAGATGGAAGAGCACAGGGAGCATCCATGTTTTCTTCACGAACACCCTCAGATTTTCCTTCATCCAAGAAGGTAGCCACTACAAGTGCTAAATCTGAACGAGGAAATAAAGGAAATTTTGCACCAGCTGTTGGGAAGTTGGGTAAAATTGAGGAGAACAAAGGTATGAGTAGTAATCCTGTAAAGTCAACTTCTGAAGTTGTCGAGCCCCGTAGATCAAATCGCCGAATTCAGCCAACATCAAGA CTATTAGAAGGACTGCAAAGTTCGTTGAGCATCTCTAAGATTCCTTCCGTTTCACATGACAAGGGTCCAAGAAGTCAGAATAGAAATGCTTCTAGAG GTGGTAACCATGATTGA
- the LOC101299197 gene encoding uncharacterized protein At1g04910-like has translation MGVAKSWRFSLTPAAAKLALLQHHHGYNGGGGAATKQQSLRSPRTAPYSPRQRKQQQQQQPPATRRWSLVCGLMLFGLGLVSLFTGHVASDLEWWYSQRVANHGFYLKLTGNGREPIDVWKSKYSKFYYGCSERGRHYAPAKKEKASNGYLLIATSGGLNQQRTGITDAVVVARILNATLVVPELDHNSYWKDDSDFVNIFDVEWFISSLAKDVTIIRKVPEKVMRSMEKPPYTMRVPRKSEPEYYIDQVLPILLRRRVLQLTKFDYRLSSNLDDELQKLRCRVNYHALKFTKSINELGQKLVMRMRQMTTRFVAVHLRFEPDMLAFSGCYYGGGDKERYELAEIRKRWATLPDLSPIDERKRGKCPLTPHEVGLMLRALGFANDTYLYVASGEIYGGDETLRPLRELFPNFYTKEMLANEELKPFLPFSSRLAAVDYIVSDESDVFVTNNNGNMAKILAGRRRYMGHKRTIRPNAKRLSALFMARDKMDWDTFAKKVKSCQRGFMGEPEDMKLGRGEFHEFPYACICEKPLSSVENNDPHAQVARDSTGKTRYPYNVNPREKALHISMKRNLGKSERDNEDDEAFPD, from the exons ATGGGCGTGGCCAAGTCGTGGAGGTTCAGCTTGACACCGGCGGCAGCGAAGCTGGCTCTGTTACAGCACCACCACGGCTACAATGGCGGTGGCGGTGCGGCCACCAAGCAGCAGAGCTTGAGATCGCCGAGGACGGCGCCGTATTCGCCGCGGCAGCGGAAGCAGCAGCAGCAGCAGCAGCCGCCGGCGACGAGGCGGTGGTCGTTAGTGTGCGGGCTGATGCTGTTTGGGCTGGGCCTGGTGTCGCTCTTCACTGGACACGTGGCCTCTGATCTCGAATGGTGGTACAGTCAGCGGGTGGCCAACCACGGCTTCTACTTGAAGCTG ACGGGGAATGGTCGTGAGCCGATAGATGTATGGAAATCGAAGTACTCGAAATTCTACTACGGATGCAGTGAGAGAGGTCGGCATTATGCTC CGGCAAAGAAAGAGAAGGCGTCGAATGGATATTTGCTGATTGCAACTAGTGGAGGGTTGAACCAGCAAAGAACTGGA ATAACAGATGCAGTGGTCGTGGCTCGAATTCTTAATGCTACCTTAGTTGTGCCTGAGCTGGATCATAATTCCTATTGGAAGGATGATAG TGACTTTGTCAATATTTTTGATGTCGAATGGTTCATATCTTCTCTCGCGAAAGATGTGACAATTATTCGGAAAGTTCCTGAAAAAGTCATGAGGAGCATGGAGAAACCTCCATATACCATGCGTGTCCCAAGGAAATCTGAGCCTGAATACTATATCGATCAAGTTTTACCAATACTTTTGAGGAGACGT GTTCTGCAACTGACAAAGTTTGATTACAGACTTTCAAGTAACCTTGATGATGAGCTGCAAAAGTTGCGTTGTCGTGTTAATTATCATGCACTTAAATTTACAAAATCTATCAATGAGCTGGGTCAGAAACTTGTTATGAGAATGCGACAGATGACGACACGTTTCGTTGCTGTTCACTTAAG GTTTGAACCTGATATGCTAGCATTTTCTGGGTGTTACTATGGTGGGGGTGACAAAGAGAGATATGAGCTTGCTGAAATAAGAAAACGATGGGCAACTTTACCT GATTTAAGCCCTATTGATGAGCGAAAACGAGGAAAATGTCCATTGACTCCTCATGAAGTCGGTCTAATGCTGCGTGCACTTGGTTTCGCAAATGACACATACCTCTATGTTGCTTCTGGTGAAATATATGGAGGAGATGAGACTCTCAGGCCTCTAAGAGAATTGTTTCCTAACTTTTACACAAAGGAGATGCTTGCTAATGAAGAGCTAAAACCTTTTCTTCCTTTTTCTTCCCGTCTTGCTGCAGTTGACTACATAGTCTCTGATGAAAGTGATGTGTTTGTCACTAATAATAATGGGAATATGGCCAAGATTCTCGCAGGTCGAAG GAGGTATATGGGTCATAAGAGGACAATCCGGCCAAATGCAAAGAGGCTCAGTGCTTTGTTCATGGCAAGAGATAAGATGGATTGGGATACATTTGCAAAAAAAGTGAAGTCTTGCCAAAGAGGATTCATGGGTGAACCCGAGGATATGAAACTTGGACGAGGTGAATTTCATGAATTTCCATACGCTTGTATCTGCGAGAAACCATTAAGTAGTGTTGAAAACAACGATCCTCACGCACAAGTTGCAAGGGACTCGACAGGTAAAACCAGATATCCATATAATGTAAACCCAAGGGAGAAGGCTCTGCACATATCTATGAAGAGGAACTTGGGAAAATCTGAAAGAGATAATGAGGATGATGAAGCTTTCCCAGACTAA